The region CACACTGGTCCAAGGGGATCAGAAGGAAACTAGTATATCTAGAATATCTAGTTGAAATATCCAGTTGAAATCTGGTGCATGTGACTTTATTGACTTTTTTCAAATGACCCTATCTTATGTTTTGTAAAAGTACAAATTAGAGGGGGGAAAGGGAGTTTAGATTACTGTTACTCTGGGGGACTGATACTGATCAGTGTTTGATGACTCTATTATAACTTTGTTTATCTCTATTATAGTCTTAGAAGTTCAATTGTAACCTATTTGTTCTGCTGTTCTATCTGTAGGACCTGTAAACTTACCGAGGCGCTTGAACTCTGGTTTTTACTTTGCTCGTTCTGATGCTTCATCTGTAGCTGCTATGGAGAAGGTGGTAAAGCATGCAGCAAGATCAAACCTGTCTGAACAGCCAAGCTTCTACGACACATTGTGTGGTGAAGGGGGATCCTACCGTATCAGTGATAACAGATGTGTGGAACCCGAAACAAATCTAACCATTCATTTCTTGGATAGAAACCTCTTCCCTAATGGTGCATACTTAAACCTATGGCAGaagaaaaatgtgaaaaaaGCCTGTATGAAAAGGGGCTGTCTTGTTCTTCATAACAATTGGATTAGTGGGAGAGTGAAGAAGTTGGAACGACAGGTTGTATCAGGTTTATGGGAGTATGATATTAGCAGAAGGATGTGCCTGCAGAGCTAGTGCAGTTTCAAATTGATGCGATATTTTTGATAACTAGTTATTCTTGGGTTGGTGTTTCTTATCCGCTGTCCTAGGCTAACTTTGATTTTCACGTGGAAGAAAGGAACGAAACTTATTCCCTTCCCCTATGCCAAAGAATCTCTTGATAGCCTTGGTTTCATCATTGGCTTTCTGTGGACAAAACACTAGTTAGATATGGCCGGCCATGAAAGCCTTggcaatatataataatatggaAATAGTGCACATTGGAACAATGCTCCCCACATTCTTGTCATTATGGTGAGATGAAATATTGGGATCTTACAGCTTTTGATTGCCGGCTATGCTGAAGGGCTGTGTTCATTTGTTAGGCCTTAGTGGAAGTACACAGAGAGAGTCCAGAAGGAAAAGAGAACTGGAAGGAGCTCCTATATCATTGGGCTTATGCATACAGTCAAGAGATATTTCAGTCAGGATAGTTCATCCTGGTGGAAGAGAGGAGCTGTATCAATATGCCCTTCCTGCATCCCACTTAATGGAAAAATATCCTGGAATGTGCGTTGCTCGTCCAGGAGTTTTCAAAAATCCCCAGGAGTCTCTGTTATGGCCAGATGAAAATTTATTGCCAGGTCACAAATATCTTTTAATTCCATCCACAACTGCTCGGAAATTGACTCTTAAACACACGGGAAGGGTAAAAGTGAAAGGATTTGCAGAAGGTAAAGATGAGATAATTGATGCGAATATCACTTGGGATGAGAGCGGAGACATTTCCGAGGAATCTGTAGGTTCTGCGAAAGAATTCTATGCTTCCAAGGATAGGCGGCCAAGATATAAAGTGAAGAGGACTGTCAAAGCAAAGAAGCCTTTTGTACCCCCACTTCCTAAGGCAAGATCTTTTCGTGTATCAGCGTGGGAACCCAGCTTGACTTCCGTACAAGAAGTTTCTCCATGATTTGGTTATCAACCAGATGTGAGTACAACATGTATTCTGGTATGTGGACTGGTCCTTCTAAGCAGTTCTTTTTCCTCCCTTCTTTTCATTAGAATTTTGAAGCATTTCTCATTGTTTGTTGGTTTTGTGACATGTCTGCTACAGAAACTTTACCACAATAACCGAGTTTTTATAGAAATATGCATAGGTGCTTATTATTCCACTCATGAGCTGGAGGATCCTTCTTATGTTTGTGGAGTTTACTGGAACTGTTTCTTCCATTTTCTAAAACTTGCAGAATGTTCAATATTTACCGTGGTTGAATCAAGCATCAAGAACTTTGTATTCTGGCTGTGAGTATAGCCATTAATTTTGTCATTTGTTTCAAGAGAGAATCCTGCTATGCTTCCTGGACCTTGATTCACATGCTGATGTAAATATAATCTTTCATAGTGTTCTTAGAACTGCAGCAGTGCACTAGTCATGGCTAAACTTAGTGGACCATCAACAAGAACAGAACCTGAAGGCCGAGTAGAAAAAGTACTGTCCTCTCCGAAATTAGAAATAGAGAAATGACATTGCTTATGATTATGGGGTGCATGACGGGTCCACACATTGACTTACCCCAGGGCCTCGCATGGAAAAACTcgtttttttaccaaaataacTTGGTTTTGAGCTTctcttaaaagataaaataaaaaattaagataaattggATTAACTTGACCCGGGTGTTTGACCCACTGAGTGGTACAGAGAACCGGCACCAGTATTTGGGTTCTCATATCAATATCATTAAATACCACTATcaagtccaaaaaaaaatcattttgttttcccAGTTTCATTAGAAATTGCTACTGATGCTAAAAGGAAATCACAGCTCAAAAAGACGGCCTAATACCACGAATTCTTTTAAGAGATGAGTGATTTTGATTAATCACATACATCAagcctttttcattttgatcttgTAAATTTATACTCACAATATGTAAGACAGCAGCTTGGTCAAGATCCATGTGTAGAAAACTGCAAAGATAGCACCTGCTGGAATTGTCACAGCCCATGAAACCACAATCTCTCTCACGGTTTCCGCTCTAACGCTGTTCAGTCCCCTTGCAAAACCTACTCCCATTACTGCACCCACCAAAGTATGCGTTGCAGAGACGGGCAGTCCCAGCTTCGATGCAACTAGAACCACAGAAGCCGCAGCAAACTCAGCCGCAAATCCTCTAGTAGGCGTAAGTTCGGTTATCTTCTTCCCAATTGTTGCTATCACTCTGTATCCCCACATCATTAGCCCTGCAACTATACCAAATCCTCCCCATGCTAGAACATCTATTGGAATAACAATATCTGTTCCACTGGCACCCCCATGCAGAATAGATAATGCAGCAGCCAAAGGACCTATTGCATTGGAAACATCATTTCCGCCGTGTGCAAATGACATGAAGCAGGCTGAGAGGATCTGCATGTATCCGAAAACTCCATAAACTATTTCCAACTGGGTACCCTTTGGTCCTGCGAAATCAGAGAGAAACCCGATATTTTTGCTGTGTATAGCGTTCTCTTTTGGCTCGGGTTGTGTCGAACTAGCTTTCACCAGGAGATGGCCAAGCTTTTTCCGGATAATTCTGTCAACTAGGAAAGCACCAGCGGTCCCACAGGCTAAAGCCTGTGCTAGAGCCAAAGGAAAGATCTCGCTTAGAGGAAAGGCTGCGAAAGAGATTCCAGTTACACCCAAAAAGACAGCAATTGGTGCGGCTGCAGCCGCAGCTTGTCCTGGATTTGGAGCGCTGTATACAAACTACAAAAGTTAAAGACGGTTAGAATTTTGGAATACATAAATGCCAATGATCCGGATGCTAAGATATTCGGGAAAAAATTTCTCGTTTGGTTGAATGCAACAGATCTTTTGTATAGCATATTACAAGTCAAGGCAGACAATATTTGATACAAGTACCGAGCTTCACTGGTTCAAATCAGCAAGTGCAAGAACATACCCTGCGGATGAATTTGTACACGAGAAACGACACCATTGCTCCCATTAATGGTGAGATCACCCACGATGAAGTCACCCTTGCCAGAGAACTCCAGAAGACAGCACCACGTCCCCCATAGACAAGACCAAATCCAACCATTGATCCTATTATACAGTGAGTGGTAGAGACAGGCCAACCATAATATGATGCAACCTGGACAAATCATAGATGAAAAATTCACTaaatatattagagaataagAAGATTCAGTTTCAGGCAGCAAAATTAACAGAAATCTAAAATTGATGTTTCAAGCAACTTGCGCTGTAAGGCGAATTTTGCTATTTTAATTGGTTGCTGTCTAGCTAGATATGGTATGAGGAGTGCCAATACATAGAGTTTCTTCAAGAAATTTATGCTCTTACCAGATTATAGCTATCTGCTTGATAATCTTGGAAACCAGTATTGTTTCACCTAGTAAAACAGGATAACGCATTTGAAAGATCTTGAAAGTCACCAACAACTACAAAATAGGCCACAAAATGTGGCATTTGAAGATTTTCTTGATATAAGCAGTATGAGAATGTAATGCCTATGCATGAAAGGGAGCTGCAATTCTGAATTTGATTGTTCTAGAGCATAAAAAGAAGTTAGCAAAGTTATAAACATAAGATCCCAACATCTGTTTTGTTAGATTAAACAGACTCCCAAGAATTTTTGCCCCATCCTAGTCCTTTAGCTGTTTTATGAAGAGCCTGCAAGGCCTTGTTAAAGCATCACTTAATACTCATCATTATATCCTCATACGGAACGCTGATAGAAACCGTTTCCCTGTTAGTCCCTTTTTTGTCTCAAATAGTTTGAGTAATTTCATTGGTTCACACAGGTCATAAGGTATCCGATTTGGGAGACACAGAGACCTTCTGATGTTTCCTGCATCCCATATGGATGCGGTAACACACTATAGAGTTCTACGAATCAAGAAGTTTTGCACAACAACCATCCCCATATTCTTATGGAATTGACTGGTCGCACAACCATTACTTGTTGTCGTCTCCCCTTTTGTTTCACATCggtttgttattatatatagttACTTAAGCTGAAAGCAAGAACAGTCGAATCAAAATTCTAGCATCGACATCACAAGTATATACTTGTGTGTTTAGTTGATTTCTGTTATAAAAAAGGACCAGATATGTTATGGCATGGCTATGAAAGCTAGAGCACCTGATGAATCAAGTTTTTATCAGTATATctttgctaaaaaaatattagatcaaGAAAGATTTATGGGTATAAATTTTCTAGAACATAAACATGCTTCAATGAAGCCACGATTGAGCGTGGCAGTGTGTCAAGCCTCAGACACACTCAAGGAAATAAGCATCATCTCCTAGCATGCCTAAAAAAATAAGCATCCTTTCTGGACACGTCTAAGAGAATGACCTTCCTCTTTCATCACTCCTAAGGGAATCACCAAGCAATTCTCCATGGGCACACCCAAGAGGATGACCCTCTTCCTTTGGACTCACTCAAAGGATGGACCCAGCCTCCTTTAGGCTCATCAAGAGAAAGACCCATCTCCCTTGGGTCTAACTTAGAGGAAAAGCTCAGCTTCTATGGGTTCAACTACATTTAACATCTTCAACCCTAATCTTTCTATATCTTTTAGGTATAAAAAGTCCTGTAGGGACCCACTAAATTTCCATCAAATATTAATACAGATGTAAGGGATATTTATCACTCATTAAATGTTATCAAGGTAAAATTACACTTTAAACCCCTATCTTCACAAAAAGATAAGACTCGTgggctataaatacaccatgatACCTACAAAACAAAGgttcacaatcttcattctctcttgcatatatattttctatctcTAAAAAGATACTTATTTAAGTATCTGAGAGTCCTCACCTCCACCAAAGGTGACTTTTTGCAGGTACTAGTCATAAGTTACTTTGGCCTACCAAACACCAATCATTTTGGCTAAAGAGAATGGATATGATTGCTATGACAAATTGATTAACCGATTATCTAACCCATAAGCTCTATTCCTaagctacttggatttttttaggaCATCATCAGTGGTGCAATCTATGgaaagattgataaaaaaaaaggccatcggtttctttttaaaacttgCTTTTAGTATTCATAGGGAATTTCACAACACACAACCAATGTCCATCTAGGCTAGGACATGGGGCAAATCAACTTATTGTCGTGGGCATTCCTACCCAGCAAGAGCTTCAATAACTCACTAGTCAAGTGCAACTCCTCACCCAAGTTGTGTTGACAATCCGAGGGCAAAATTAGACCTTGTCACCCTAGCAAGTCTTAACACCTACAACAACACATAATGCCTTAACGTTAGGACCACCAACTACACCAGAAGCTCGTAGATGATTACACTACCTAAAGGAGAATAGACAGAATGACATTCATGAAAGTTCCTTAAGGGATCACTTACGACATTATCATACACATGCACATAATAAATACTACGAATATACTCCCCCTAGTTACTATAGGATAGACACCGGTCACTATAACTGTCATTCAATGCCAAGCTCTCTAGGCTCCCCAAAGCCCAAAAGACAAAGTACTAGAAGACAATTTATGGATGCGCATACCCAGGGGAATGTTTATAGCCCCCCATTAGTAGAGGATTTCTCCCTAATCCAAACACATATTGAACACTCGACTCACAGAGGAATACTTCTCTATGAAAATGAGTTTGGACAACTATGATGACTTGGCTAATCCGAGGGAACatatgcaaaatatatatagtagctTGGAATTGATCATCCAAGATGGTGACTCAATGTGCAAGATATTCTCTATAACCTTCAGATGATCTATATGTGCTTGGTATAACAACATAGAgccaaattttattgaagggttCAGTAGCCTCTGCATCAAGCTAATGACATGATTTAACACAAACATAACCGCCAAGAAAAACTCTACAAAGCTTTTTAGTGTTATCTAATAAGAGGACGAGACCACACGGGTATATTTGAGGAGATTCAACGAGAAAATGTTTAAGGTGCAAGAGTTGATTAAGTTAGTAGCCTTAGAAGCCTTGATAGAGGAGTAAGGAAACATGCTTTTTAGAGGAAACTTTATGTCTTACCAAATAGAAGCTTGTTCATAGTGAAgcaattcatgaaaaatcacATAAGGGTTGAAGAGGTCAGATTGCTATGACATGGACCTCCTCATTTTTACAAGGACAACTAACGTAAATGATCTTCCAAGTAAAGTAATCAGGGCATTCGAAGCAATCTTAATGCCACCTCCAAGACATGTTTCCTCCTAAGAACATCTCTTATACCTATCACTCAGATCATCTCATGATATATaatccttaataaaaatataagtttctTAAATATGAATGATCTATTCAAAATGACTATTTATTCTCTCTAGATAATAACTGAAGACCCCTCAAAACATCTCCTAGAAAAAGGATAGAAGTAATATTCTCAGTACTATATGCATCAATCTCAAAGAGGTAAACATGATTGGTCTCCCTAGTACAAATAGAAATATCATGTAATCACCACTCTCAGTAGGGAGGGGTTCTCTTGtactgtaaaaaaataataatcatgatGACCTTTTTAGTGAAGGGCTAGTCCCATGACAATGTTGAGAAAGCTACAAGCTCCTATTTACCAAGAACCTATAATCACTTAGAAGTTTCTAAGTATAGGTTCATCATCATTGAATTCTGTATAACcacttaaaaatttatatagatgaTGAACATGGTACCctcaatcttttaaaaattttctaagAACTGATTCTTggccttttatatataaaagaatttctTTTAGTCCAAATGCATATTTCTCTACATTTTTCCCgtcttaccttttttttttatacgagCAAAACTCACAACTCTACCTGAACATGGAGATTAATTAAAGTATTTGCATATTATTATATCGCAAATATTGGAGGGCTACTGATAAACCAagtttatattagtatatcattGCCAAAAAAAACATCAGATCAAGAAAGATTTACGAGTATCAATTTCTATCCAGCCCGAAAACcttatttctaaattaattggattttttagaACATGATCAACAGCATTAATAACTCATCGTTATTCAAAGAATGCAGAATTTGCATGCCTAAGCATTTAATTTGATTGATGAAAACATATCAATACTAACTCATTAACGAAAGACATAACTCCTTTTTTGAATTATATCGTATTAACCGCGTATGAATTCAAATCTCATACAAAGCGTAATATATCTAAAGGAATTAAAGGGAAGAAGATGTTTGTACGCAAAGTGCACCTGCAACCAAGTACCAGCAGCAGCCAAAGAAGAGAGCAATCCTGCAAAAAGCAGAGTATCCTTTCCCTGAAACACATTAGCAACAAGAATTCCTTTCTGCATTGTACTGGTCACATGAGTACCAATTAACAGCGCTCCTGAAAACTCCAAAACAGCTGCAGTTAACACTGCTTGCCGCATTGTCAATGCCCCAGACCCCACAGAAGTCCCCATGGCATTAGCAACATCATTGGCACCTATGTTCCAAGCCATATAGAATCCAAATAACAGTGTCACGTATGATAAGAACTTGGTTTTTAAGTCCAAACCCTGTCCCAAAGTCTTCAAACAGAAGGGAAGAATGAGAGCAGCAAATGCTATCAATATTGATATAGCAGAGGCTGTTCTTGAGGATATATCAAAGGCCCCGGCCATTCCAGGAGAGTCATCTTCCTTGTTTTTTACCGTTTCTTGATGTTTCTTGATTTGAATTCCTTCGTTTCCCTCTTCCTCGCCTCCTGCTTCTGCGAAAGAGGATATACTGGCAAAAGGGTGCGTGAGTTTAGAGTTCTTAAGTCTCAAGATGGGAAGAAAACTCTTGGTTGATCGCTTCTCGCGAGGCTTGAAAGGAAGACTTTCTTTCTTGAGGAGGCTGGATTcattggaaaagaaagaagagcgGTTTCTGGGTAGATAGAAATGAGAGCTATGAAGGACACAGGTTTCTGGTGAGATAGTGTTTCTTGTAGAAGGTGATGGGGTATAAGGGAGAGTCATGTCTAGGAGTAAACGGTAGAGAGAGTGCAGTGATGACGAAGAGAGATATGGATATGGGATTATTCATGTAGATTCTTGGCCATGGAAGAATATTGCGGCAAAAAGGCAGAAAGGAGAgtaggtggtggtggaggaagAATAAAGGACTGGGCATagttttcttcttgttatttGGGTTAGAAAGAGGGTTTAGACTTGAGAATGGATTTGGCTGCTTGCTTTGGTCGACTGACTCGACTCAATGAGTGGTGGCTGTGCTTCTGGAGGGTCTCCACTTGTACACGCACAAGTTTGTAGTCAGAAATATtacttgaaagaaagaaaagatttcaTACTTTATCCAAGAATAGCATTACTCGCAGCCCCAAGTTGGTCTCTTTCCACTCGTTTTATACCCTAAAAAAAGAGGATATAGTTTTAAGGATTGGATGTAGACATCGTAAAGagtttaagcatcaaataataaaagaagtgATGGTAGATTTCatggttataatttaaaatgaaaactataatttataattttttttaattatgattttaaaagagttttcaATAAAActcgttttttatttattaaacctttttaaatttataattgaagTAAAATACAAACTGACAACACCGGATCCAATCCTAAATCCACATTAGTCAACACTAATAAAgggattatttaataattttttatattataagcattaattatttattttttataaactacaacacaaagtaataaaatataatcaattttttttattgttaaaataagTACCTAGAATGAATAAGCCCATACATATATTTAgtagatatttttttgtctgtttttatgatgaaaatgcccttcaatacattaaaattaatttgaaagtataaaaaggattttttcaaagaaaaagtcatatcatcattttcaaacaaaacccaaaatgaATGCCGCgtgtataaattaaaatgataattattgaagaaaaaaataaaatataaagattcaCAATTCTAATTTTACGAGGTAAAGTTCAAAGAAATAGtgatcatagttttaaaatccagaCTGTCCCGGCACGTTGACCCGAGACCCGGGCCTAGAACCGGTCTGGGTGGAGGCAAAAACCCGTTTGGAAATTGGCCCGGCAAAACCCGATCGACCTGACAGGTTGACCCAGGACCCGGTCCACCCGGTCAAACCCGAGTGAGAcccggtcaattttttttatatattgacaGTCATTaaacgacgttgttttggccttttaaaaggccaaaacgCTGAAGACTAAAGAGTGAAGAAGAACGAAGCAATTTGCAAACCTAATTAACTCAACTCTTTGAAACCCAGCAGAGGAGCAGAGGACGTACGGGTCTAAGTAAAAACACCACAAGCTTTATTACCATCATCAAATCCACAAAAATTTGCAAGGAAAAGATGTAAAAGAGAGGGTTTGTGTGGTGTTTTTAAGCTTTAAAGCATAGAGGCATCAAGGAGCAAGGCTCGTGCTTCACAATCTaccaatgaaaaagaaaagaaagaaaggaaaaaaaatgaaccttTATGCCGACAATGGCATGAAGGAGGTTACTAAAGCATTTCAAAAGACTTGCATCTGATTTAATAGCAGGCAATAAGAGCAAATTCGTGCAAAAGAGCTACAATTATGAGCCCAGAAGCGAGGTTTCTTCGCCAGATATGAGTTGCAGTAGGGGTCGGGGTTTCCACCTTTATTTGGTCATTCTACTATGATGTAAGGTGTAGTTGTCCCGAGGCAACAAGATGTATGGTGCTCACCCCAGGGGAAAGGCTTTCAAAAAAATGAGGTGAGACAGATTCAAAGAAAGCAGAGCTCTTTTGCTATGCAATAAATGAAAGCAAGAAGGAAGGAGTGAAAGAGGAGGTTAAAGTGATAGAGAAACAGATGAATTTGTCCCGGAAAGCATTTCAAGGAGCCAGAAATGTAAATATACTTTAACCTAACTGACCCCTTAAATAACCCGGGTTTTATGGGTTAACCCggattaacccgagttgacccatAAAACCCGGGATCCAATCCTTTAGCCGGGTCAACCCCCGAAccgagttttaaaacaataatagtgATGTTTTATTCATCAGTCATCTAGTCAATTACAAGTTTCTAGCTTTAAGGACCAACCAGTCTAAACTTTTAGTTTCGGCGTTGTCTGTGTCGCAAGATTTCTACTCTTCATTACCGATTCctaatttatcatattaatatgtttttttaaaaaaataattatattattctttaaaatgtgttaaaaaattaatatgttgataCTGTACATAtaaaatgtttgttttataAACTATACTATAGATATTTAAAGGACTATAAagggtattattttttattttaaaaattattgccTCGTATTGAGTTAGGGCATAGATTTAACTTGACCAACTTTAAATTTAGTATAACTATCGAcctaaaatacttaaaatatttttaatattttttaatattaaaaaaaatttattaatctaCTGCAAACGCTTGCATTATGCTAGTAAGATTTAGAATTTGTCTTgctctagttttatttttgtatttattattattatcattatcattattattatgctTCCACTCATCAACAAGTCCATGtgaaatatatgaatattaatatAAACTCATTAGTTAGGTTCTAAATTCACTCTTTAGAGATCACTAGTTCGAGTTTTATAAATCTCAGAGGTACTAGATACTTATATAATAGTTAACTTCAAGGCATGTGAAATAAGTTAAGATACACACAAGCGGACCCGAACACCAacgttttttatatatatatatatatatattgaaagagAATTACGATGGGACTATCACAGCCTCTCGTTAGAGCAAGGAAGCATAATTAAGACGAAGGGGGGAATGTGCCTTTCATTGAATGCAAACCATTTGGTCTAAAAGATGGAACCAGAAAGTAAATTATTCGGTTTCATTGAATATGTGGTTAGGAATCGAGCTAGCCTCTCCATCTGTCAAGTCTCAGGCGGCACAAGTCTCCATGTTCTTCCTCGATGCGATTTATAGTCAGCCTTTCCTTCTTTTAGGAATCCAATTCTGAATGGTTTGAATTctcaattaatattataatattatgaaaaagaatGGTGATTATTTCCTttcaatgattaaaataaaatgaattagtAATTAAAACAATCCTTATAAGATAACAACAAAATCGAAttcttaagaaagaaagaaagaaagaataccAAGAACGAGCAACCGAGTAGCAAGATATTAGGGGTTattatttttggttattttttttaatttttaatttttttgattttcttaattttcttaatttttttacttatccTACAAGATATAAATAAGATCGATTAATGGATTttataaaagcaaaagaaaaataaaagaatcgtgtgagaatatataaaatgaaataaaaagacattaacattgaaaagtataaaaataagttaagatAATATAATGAATGGATGTTAATTTTTACTTGGTTTCTTTGGGTTACCATAACTAGTTCTTGATTCATAAGTaaattgggttttaattttttattcatagaaAAGTTACCTATATATTTGGTTAGaaatatttcttgatttaaattaaaaatttatcgtaaaattgaatcaaattacttctttttttaatttgaaccgaatgaatgaattttttttatttaattttttttattaataatagatgaaatatgaatattattaaatctTATCCAAAacccaataatatatatatatgtaaccTTTATATTTATCTGaattcaatataatatatacatatcttaatatattGACATAATACATACATacgtacacacacacacacacacacatatatatatatatatatatataatatttatggtttaattatttaatacatatatacatatttcaatatatataattattttactttaaaaaatatatagctgaataataaatatttatatgaataaccGAAACTATATAAAtagattataaatttttaaaatttttatttaataaataataaatataatataaatatagaaaaacctGACATGGAAATACTCAttctttgataatatatatatatatatatatatgcgcgcgcgagcgagagagagagagagagagagagagagagagagagagagagagagagagagagagagagagagagagattaatgCTAGGAATAAAATACTTAATAGCTTAATAATTAAGACTTTCTCAATTGCTAATCTACCCCCGTTGTTTTCCGGAACATATATAGAAAAGCCTAGATAGGAGTCTAAAAGAGCCCAATATTATTGATTCTGGGCCTTACAATTAGTAGGCTCAATTTCtcgcttcttttcttttcttttcttttcttttctctcaccTCATTTCCTTCACGtaattttccttgttttctcTTGCCCTTGATGATGATAGTTTAAAAGGATTAACAGTTTTAAAGCTCAATTAGAGTCTTCTTGTTTTATTATTCCTTTACTACCAAAAACAATTCCAACTACTCTTATTAAATTTAGCTTGACtttacattttaatttgatgatatactaatttaaaatttgattccgttcgaatcaaatttttaattaaattaaaaa is a window of Populus nigra chromosome 10, ddPopNigr1.1, whole genome shotgun sequence DNA encoding:
- the LOC133705974 gene encoding inorganic phosphate transporter 2-1, chloroplastic-like, with product MTLPYTPSPSTRNTISPETCVLHSSHFYLPRNRSSFFSNESSLLKKESLPFKPREKRSTKSFLPILRLKNSKLTHPFASISSFAEAGGEEEGNEGIQIKKHQETVKNKEDDSPGMAGAFDISSRTASAISILIAFAALILPFCLKTLGQGLDLKTKFLSYVTLLFGFYMAWNIGANDVANAMGTSVGSGALTMRQAVLTAAVLEFSGALLIGTHVTSTMQKGILVANVFQGKDTLLFAGLLSSLAAAGTWLQVASYYGWPVSTTHCIIGSMVGFGLVYGGRGAVFWSSLARVTSSWVISPLMGAMVSFLVYKFIRRFVYSAPNPGQAAAAAAPIAVFLGVTGISFAAFPLSEIFPLALAQALACGTAGAFLVDRIIRKKLGHLLVKASSTQPEPKENAIHSKNIGFLSDFAGPKGTQLEIVYGVFGYMQILSACFMSFAHGGNDVSNAIGPLAAALSILHGGASGTDIVIPIDVLAWGGFGIVAGLMMWGYRVIATIGKKITELTPTRGFAAEFAAASVVLVASKLGLPVSATHTLVGAVMGVGFARGLNSVRAETVREIVVSWAVTIPAGAIFAVFYTWILTKLLSYIL